From Mastacembelus armatus chromosome 13, fMasArm1.2, whole genome shotgun sequence, one genomic window encodes:
- the arcn1b gene encoding coatomer subunit delta: MVLLAAAVCTKAGKAIVSRQFVEMTRTRIEGLLAAFPKLMNTGKQHTFVETDSVRYVYQPLEKLYMVLITTKNSNILEDLETLRLFSRVIPEYCRVLEESEISEHCFDLIFAFDEIVALGYRENVNLAQIRTFTEMDSHEEKVFRAVRETQEREAKAEMRRKAKELQQARRDAERSGKKVPAFGGFGSAGMTSISSGSIITDNIVEPEKPKITPAPVRPSGPSKALKLGAKGKEVDNFVDKLKSEGETIMPTTGKRGSDVSKVLPPPVNMESVHLRVEEKILLTCGRDGGLQNMEVLGMVTLRVTDDKNGRIRLIINNNDNKGLQLQTHPNVDKKLFTAESVIGLKNPEKSFPLNNDVGVLKWRLQTTDESLIPLTINCWPSESGTGCDVNIEYELQEETLELNDVVISIPVPSGVGAPVIGDLDGEYKHDSRRNVLEWCLPVIDANNKTGSLEFSVAGQPNDFFPISVSFVSKRNYCDIQVTKVTHVDGDNSIRFSSETSFVVDKYEIL; encoded by the exons ATG GTGCTTTTGGCAGCGGCGGTGTGCACCAAGGCTGGCAAGGCCATTGTATCACGACAGTTTGTAGAAATGACGCGGACACGTATCGAAGGTCTATTGGCTGCATTCCCTAAACTGATGAACACGGGCAAGCAGCACACCTTTGTAGAAACAGACAGTGTTCGCTATGTGTACCAGCCACTAGAGAAACTCTACATGGTCCTCATCACTACCAAGAACAGCAACATCCTGGAGGACCTTGAGACACTCAGACTCTTCTCCCGTGTG ATCCCAGAATACTGTCGTGTGCTGGAGGAGAGCGAAATTTCAGAGCACTGTTTTGACCTGATCTTTGCCTTCGATGAGATTGTGGCATTAGGCTACAGAGAGAATGTAAACCTGGCTCAGATCCGCACCTTCACAGAGATGGACTCCCACGAGGAGAAGGTTTTCCGTGCTGTCAGAGAG ACCCAGGAAAGAGAGGCCAAggcagagatgaggaggaaggccaaggagctgcagcaggctAGGAGGGACGCTGAGCGCTCTGGAAAGAAGGTGCCAGCTTTTGGTGGCTTCGGCAGCGCTGGCATGACCAGCATCTCCTCAGGGTCCATCATCACAGACAACATTGTTGAGCCTGAGAAGCCAAAGATCACACCTGCTCCAGTCAG accAAGTGGACCCAGCAAGGCTCTTAAACTGGGTGCTAAAGGGAAAGAGGTGGATAACTTTGTGGACAAGCTCAAGTCTGAGGGTGAAACCATCATGCCCACTACTGGAAAGAGAGGCTCAGATGTATCAAAGGTTCTGCCTCCACCAGTCAATATGGAGAG TGTACATCTGCGTGTGGAGGAGAAGATCTTACTTACTTGCGGCCGTGATGGCGGCCTACAGAACATGGAGGTGCTGGGCATGGTGACACTGAGGGTCACAGATGACAAGAACGGACGCATTCGCCTCATTATcaacaataatgacaacaaaGGATTGCAGCTGCAA ACACATCCCAACGTGGACAAGAAGTTGTTCACAGCAGAATCAGTGATTGGCCTGAAGAATCCAGAGAAGTCATTCCCTCTCAACAACGACGTGGGTGTGCTGAAGTGGAGACTACAGACCACAGACGAGTCTCTCATACCTCTAACCA TAAACTGCTGGCCTTCAGAGAGCGGTACCGGCTGTGATGTCAACATTGAATatgagctgcaggaggagactCTCGAGCTCAATGATGTGGTGATCAGCATCCCAGTACC gTCTGGTGTGGGAGCTCCTGTGATTGGTGACCTGGATGGTGAGTACAAACACGACAGCAGGCGAAATGTGCTGGAGTGGTGCCTACCTGTCATCGATGCCAACAATAAGACCGGCAGCCTGGAGTTCAGTGTTGCCGGACAGCCCAATGATTTCTTCCCTATCAGTGTGTCCTTTGTGTCCAAACGCAATTACTGCGACATCCAG GTTACCAAAGTGACTCACGTAGATGGTGACAACTCCATTAGATTCTCTTCAGAAACCTCCTTTGTCGTTGACAAGTACGAaatcctgtaa